The Chthoniobacterales bacterium genomic interval CGGCCGGTTGCCGCGGTGCCGCCGATCCAATGCGCTTTCGGCGTGAATTCCTCGAGCCAGGTGAATGGGGTCGTGAGCAGGAGCTGGCCGCCGGATTTCACGAGCGCGGGCAGGCGTTCGATGAGGCGAAGCGGCTCCGGCAGGCGGCAGAGGAGGTTCGCCGCGAGGACGACGTCGAACGATTTTGGATTTTGGATTTTGGATTCTGGATTTGGGAAATCCATTGCGTCGCCCTGCTCGAAGGTTACGCGCGTGCGGTCGATCCCTTCGGGCACGCGGGCGATGCCCTGCTCGATCAGGTCGCCTTCGACGGCCTTCTCGTAGGCGTGCGTGCCCCCGGAGCGGAGGTGATTCGCGGCGGCGATGAAGGCCTGGGAATAGTCGATGCCGACCACCTCGGCGCAGGTGCGGGCGAGCTCGAAGGACGAGCCGCCCACGGCGCAACCGAGGTCGAGCGCGCGGCTTTCCGCGGCGACGGGCGCGAGGAGTTCGCGCACCAGCCGGGTCGGGAAGCCGATGGCGGCCGTGGGGCCGGGGCCGTCACCGAGAATCTCCGCAGCGCTTCCGTAGTGGAGCAGGAGATACTCGGCGAGGAGCTTCGGCGATTCGTAGATGTTCTCGCTCAAGCGGTGAGTCCGGTCATGTAGCTCGAGGGCTCGAAGCTCTCGATGAGAACCTTCGTTTCCCCGTCGCGGTGCATGCGGGCCTGCACGACATTGA includes:
- a CDS encoding putative 4-mercaptohistidine N1-methyltransferase translates to MSENIYESPKLLAEYLLLHYGSAAEILGDGPGPTAAIGFPTRLVRELLAPVAAESRALDLGCAVGGSSFELARTCAEVVGIDYSQAFIAAANHLRSGGTHAYEKAVEGDLIEQGIARVPEGIDRTRVTFEQGDAMDFPNPESKIQNPKSFDVVLAANLLCRLPEPLRLIERLPALVKSGGQLLLTTPFTWLEEFTPKAHWIGGTAATGRSFDALRVLLEPHFELEHVIDLPFLIREHVRKFQFGIACGSRWRRR